From Populus alba chromosome 16, ASM523922v2, whole genome shotgun sequence:
AACCAAAGAAAGCTCCAATACCATTGCTGACCTGCAAAGACCAAGTTGATGCGTGTAGTTAATTAGGTCAATTTCGTTTATGATTCAGACCAGCCTAGCCATCCATATCAAGAACAGTTGCAGATATTGAATTTACCAGCATGAAGATATCAAATCTGATGAGAGCATAAGCTGTCCAGACACAGCCATTAAGGAAGTTGGCCAATGAAAGGGACAGTGGCATGAATTCCACACTCTTTGTGGTCACAACCTTTTTCTGTGGATATGTATTAAAGCACAGAACGTTAGAGAGGAAGTCAGGGCATGCATGCCATGGCTGGTGGAATTGGATGTCAAGAGAGAGTACTTACGACTATAGTAAGAGGTGAAGCGTACATCATAATGTTGAAGATGTCACAGAAAACTCCCACAAAAAGAGTTCTTCTCGCATGAGTGTGGAAAGCTAGAAAAGTGGTTGCAACAATGGCTGCCATAAAGATTACTTCGCCAAAAAGCACAAGAAAAACCTTCTTCTGGcaaaagagaaagaggaagaaagaaaaacgtCACCACCTGATGAAGGTTAGAAGCTAAGACTTGAAAAGGGAAAAATCTGTAACTTACCCGCCCCTTATTCTGCGTGTCAAAAACGCAAAATATGCTCAAGTAGATCAACTCAAATACAAGACCAACACTGTTAATGGTCACAACAAGAGTGCTGTCTGGTTTAACTATCGGCAGCCCGTAGAGAATCCAGAACAAGCAGTTCAACACCGTCGCGGCATAAGGATAAGGTTGAAACTCTTCCACGTCTTTGTTCTTACAAATGCGATAAAATGTTGGACTGCATCCAATGTTTTGTCGAACAAATGTTAACCCATCGAGCAGATAGAGAAAATCACACGACCAAACTAAGCAAACTAACCCAATCAAAACGCAGCTGACGACTAATATTGTCTaccatatatatacataccACTGCTTGCGTTTGTCATGTTAATAAaacagcaaaaaacaaaaaacaaaaaaagttctTGTGTGTGTCTGTGTGGAAGGTGGTATCGATGGTGCTGGGCTCAGAATGGTTTCTGTATATTGCtttgaaaaatgatttgcaAATCTCTCAATTTCTGAAACTGAATATTGAAAATACTTTGCATACATGCATGCAATATAAATGGACTTGAATGTATATATGATCGTAATGATATTTACACTAATACATGCACGCATAAATACATTGAAAATGCATATAATAAATGGACATGGATGGTCTGAGATGTTACACTGGAGATAAAAATAAGCCAAAGGAGATGACATTCCctgccaaaaaaagaagaaaaaaaaaacgttacAAAAAGAAGAATATATCTTCATGGGAAATCGTGCTTtccttgaagaaaataaaatttgcaaTATAAATTCCTAAtctttcccaaaaaaaaaaaaaaagagaatcatGAATGCGTGAGGTAATTAATTAAGTACACGGAGTAATTAAGGCcgtccccttccccttccccttccctaGACAATCTTTGCCAGATTCTCCattaattaatatctttatcagaatgaaggaaaagaaacaCGAATCAAAGGTCAAATTGTGTTCATGATTTTTGTAcctattttatatcttttttcaaaattaatctcCAAACTATGCAATGAGTTTTACTTTTTTGTAAGTTAATCTCCACTGTGACGTATAAACAATGCCCGTTAAAGACCTTAAAGTAGATTCATAAAACGTTACAAGGGAAAAAGAAAGGTAAAGACAAGAACATATATATGTAATGTGTATCAGAAAAAACGGACGTCGACACAAAAGCTTTTATTCCTAAGAACAAGACATCAAAACTGTATGAGAAGCATGAGAAACAGAAGAGAAGCCGTAAAACCCTAGCTAGTTTTCGAGAAATCAATCTGAGAAAGTTGTATACTCAGATGGAGTGGCAGAAAGGTTGCAGAAggttgaagaaagaaaatataccGATAATCCCAACAACGTTACGAGCAGCTTCAGCAGACACCATCTTAGCAGATCAACAATCTCAGGGAGACTTTATGAGAGATAGAGAAGAGGCCTAtgcacacacacatacatatatatatatatatatatatatatatatatatatagagagagagagagagagagagagagagagagagatcggAGGCGGGCCTAGTTGATGAGTTTTACGTGTAGTGAATAACTGACAGGATAAGATGATCTCATGATTTTCGTTGtagttcaaaaaattaaatatccatTAAGGAAATTGTTggattaaattatattctatatatatCCATGGATTTATTAGAGAGATATTTAGGAGTGTCTATATACACTCCTTCCTTCCCAATTAAGAATATCTCTCTAATAaatccattaatttatatttctcaCCCTTCACGTCATTAATTAATCTCTTCTCTGCTGGATAAACACGATAAAAGCATTGTGATTACAACAtaggaatcaattttattctgtatatatgtatatgtatgtatataggAATCAATGTATagatatgtatatgtatatgtatatgtatatgtatatgtatatgtatgtattCCTTCGTTCCCGAGAATTTCTCAAATAAATCCCTTTATATTTTCTACCCTTCACGATAAAAGCGTTGTGATTAGGAGATAGGAAAGTTTACGAATTCTCTGGCACGGAATGGTCATGACTCATGAGTAGACGATTAAAACATACTTCATATGTGTTAAGAGgattatcataattaattaaccttttacaccaattaagaaattaattaataattttaatcttgGGATTTGTTTAACAATTGAATGCAGTTATTAGGatattaaaatctaattgaAAATCACCATCCAATGTTTAGgtaattgatttattataaGAAGGTATCATCTCATTTTCCATGTCTAAATATAAACTATTGAATTCAAATATattgcataataaaataaataaataaataaataaactcaagTCCTTATATTTTATGGTTAgtgtttaataactatatttttttcaatacataaattatttttttcaatatgtaaatttaataataacacaTGCTAAGagtaaaataaactttttatattttattttagattgtcTATCATCAATTAAAGTACACGACAGACAAACAATCACTTTATCTTATTCAATGTTTGGGTAATTGATTCCATATAAAAATGAAGTATCCTCTTGTTTTCCACATCTAAATGTAAATCATTGAATTCAAATCTAATGGTTATAttgcatgataaaaataaaaaataagaaaaaaaaactcaagtacTTATATTTTATGGTTAGTGcttaataactaatttttttattattattttccttactcaaattattttttttaatatgtaaattttataataacatgctaggagtaaaataaactttttatattttattttatattttctatcatCAACTAAAGTATAGGACATAAAACAATCACTTTATCTTATAAAGCATtaccaaacataattttatctgtattttctattttgttttgttttttctatctttgttgtctctatctttttcttttttttttctgggataGTAACTAAACACTATTATGATATTCATTAGATTTCAACTTAAACTAAATCCTTcatcaacacataaaataacaataatttaacactatttatattttttatttctctaaccTAATTCGAATTATTGAGTTATAAACTAATGGCGAGATTTAGAACATGATGATGGCCATGTTATTATATAAATGACTATAAGAGCCATTGCCTACTCAAGtaaattcaaactttaataatgatagttttctatttgatttttgttcttgatttagatagttgttttaataataagatttttctaaaatattcatGATGAAATTATAGGTTAAGAAATCCTCTAATTCTCTTAGAGAAATAACTTCTAGAACTCTTGTaccaaattttcaaaattacacCACACTAAATATTGCCATTTACCTTGGATTTAACACAGTGATGAGAAGATTTAGTCGCAGATTCACCTGGCGTGGACCGAAGAGTAGTCGTGGATCTATATGGTAACTCTTATCAAAGTAACTTAGATCTTTAAGAAGTTATAATACTACAAGagcaaaactataaaaatgtcATTTAcaccattattgttttttaattaagtcctttactaataaaattacaaaatcaagtgatgtgatttgtaatattttaaaaaatcaattaaaaaatttaaatttaaattgaatgtttATAAAAATGTAGAATACATTACTTATACAtactttatattaattattgtgttttttagtttccttgtttttaattcatttcaattaataaacaaataaatattaattgatgaaCACGTGTGTTTGAAAAAGGTATGTGTTGTATAAAATGTCTCCTGAACGCCTAACAaggaaataattcaaaatattgtgTCATATAAAATGTTTCCTGAGCTAACAAGGaagtaattcaaaatattaaaatattatatagacacacacacacaatatagTAACTGTGAAAGAAATACTTTGGAAAGAAACTCCATTAGTCATAATAGTAATAGAAGGAGTCAACTATATCCCAATAGTcgttttactttgtttttgttaaaaatgacTTGGTTTTATATATCTTTAGAATGTATACGAATCCCTCAATaggattttaagttaatttataatataaataaaatgctagtattatagatttattttttagtatcataaaattttgtattgaaaaatgaaaagatgatgtttgcattttttaaaataaaatgaaaaataaacgaactaataaattctaaaaaatattgtgaacTCTAATTAAAGACTAAAATGAAATGTTGACCAGCTTCCTATCAAGAAGCAAAACATAAATACCCATGcaaatattttatcttgattgtcttttttttttttaaggttttcttttatatattttggaggTTAATTAGGATCACTGAGTAcatgtgatttttattcttgtaaATGAATCATGCAAATACAAATGAtctatctaaaatttaataggaaaaaaaaaattcaaagataaattacaataatctctttaaagatttatgaaattatagaaacaatctaaaagattaattactatttaaaaatactaaactaaacaatttaaaaggaTGTTAGAGACGATAATAACCAAAAACtaagttgaaaaaatatgatCACGGTTATATATATAGAGGTCATGCCTGAGGGCCTGTCCTCAAGggttttgtttaaataaaacaaacgaCAATTCATTCGCTTGGAAAAACAACATGTCATTCATAAGGACATTTTCCAATCACTGTGTTATCTGCTCAagggttttttaaataaaacaaatgacatAATGTTCACTTGTGCAAATGATATGTAATTTGCgtgaatattttttagttatctCTTGTGACCAAAATATCAAGGTCCGAGTTTCTGGATCCAAATACTcaaatttcaacattttttttctcctataaacattttaaaaaccttaataaactcATTTCTAACCATAAAATACACTCTAATGACATTAGAAACCAATctctaacaaaataataataataataataaacaataaaaaacttaacaagtctagacctgtttttttttttttttttttttggcaagtcTGAAAAAGAAAACCACCCTCATTGAGCTCGATTCTCTAAGATGAACCAATTAACACCAAGATCGGTCTTTTTATGTTTGGAATATAGTTTGTCAAACCATTtatctttcctttctcttttccGATGACTTTATATCCCATCTCTCAACACTTGATGACTGAAACAttagaaaataaagtttagggttggaacataaaatcataaaaaaaaaggactaaatatatataaatcaaaacttCAAAGAACAAATTAAAGATTTCCATGCTTTTGGATTAGTGGAAATGAAAAATAgctatgtttttttgtgttagtttttgttcttgttatttttattattatttttagctataatctaaaattatattctaTAATATTGATCTTTAATTTAACATTAGGATATTCTCCAACACTTCACATTATGAGATcatggaaagaaaaacaaatccaaacacATAAAATACGTAGCAAAGAGAACATACTCTTACTGCTAAAAcaatatacaaaatatattgttttttagtatatttgcaAATATGACTTGCTATATGAAAGTGGTTATAAGTTAGTGGTTATAAGTTATCGCAAAGAAGGTGTAGTAACTAACAATGTTATTAGACTCTATCTAGCCTAAAGGATCAATCAAAGACATGGCTTGGGctgggtttttaaaaaaatcaagtaagaatTGACCCGATTAAACCCATGCGACCCAAGAGTCCAACTCATGACTTAGTTAACCTAGTTAAAACctgatttaacttttttttaaaaaaaaaaaaaaacatttttaaaatgacattgttttaacttttttacaAAATAGAACATCATTTTTACTAATTCAAGTTAACTCACCCAACCTAAAACTCGGGCCttaaactgagtttaataactttgttaaaGAGAACTAATAAAGGTTCATTTGTGGATGTCGATATTATGGTTTGATAGTGGTTTTTAGAAGGATTTGATGGTTCGTGGATATAGGTAGATATGGGTAGACGAGGACGAGTTGTGTCCATAGATTAAGGTAGAGATGAGCAGTGAAGAAGGGTGGGTATAAATTGAGTGAGATAAAGATGGACGACAATAAAGAGGAGTGGTAGTTATATAGTGAGGTGGATATGGATTTAATAGGAAATTAatgtttatttcttgatttgaaGATAGATGTTGTTAAAGGGTAAGATGTGCATAAGGTGTACAATAATAGCAAATTATACAAACAAGGCCAAAGAAAGATGGCTCCCATATCGATAGTGGCAAAAATTGACAAGCAGTTTGCAAGACAGTTTATATAACAACGAATTCATGTTGACCTCAACATTGGCATAATTAATGGGCTATCAAAGCTAAACACAAACATGTTAGTGTTTACAATATAGGTATTTCAGTTACAACAGAATATTAGGTGGTTATAAAGGTTATGAGCATAACTAGTTATAGGAGAACATGGTCAGATCATAGAAGTATGGTTGGACAAACATGGGGCATGACTGGAAATGCTTTTGATACCACTAGGTTTCATTGAGAATTAGAGGCAAATTGCCCAATTAATGTTGGAAATGGAAGGAAGGTTTCCTTTGTAACTTCCACATAGTAACTCTATAAATAAGTTGTAATATTTTGTTATGTATCATGCAAGATTAATGCAAGTTTTGTGCATAACACACACATAAATTTGTGTATATTCTTTTGTTAAGAGTGAATAAAAGGTTGGGAAagagtttttataaatatatttatgcatttttttttctttctacttGTATGTTTCTACTATTTTATGACTTATAAGAGTGGGATAAATCTATTGGGTATGGTAAACATTTAGTTGTAGGCAAACATGAGTGAAAAGGTTATGGAAAAGTTGAGTCTAATGAGACTAGGCTACTACATAGAGGATGGGATTTTAAGAGAGAAATATATCCATGTGACAAGTGGCATCAGAGCGTACAACATTTTAGGAAAAATAATGAGTTATTTTgtacaaattattttagaaaagcTTGCAAAGCTTGGTGGCTTGACTTCATATAATAACAACTATAGAGATAATTTGTGAGAAACTAACACACCTTGCAAATTTAATAGTATCAATCAAAAAGGATGAAGATCACTCTATTAACAACGGGTTAAAAAAAGCCATCGATAGCATTGAAAGAGCTAAAAGTTTGTACATCGATCTAGTATTATAATGGAGTCAAAGGTTATAATTTATAGAGGAATCTATTGTTATCTTAAGAAAAGCAATGGCAAATACTTCTGTTAGGGCAATCACTTTTAATCCCAAAGTTCTTGAACCAAAATCATTTGATAGAGTAAGGAGTTCTAAGAAGTTAGATAACTTTTCATGAGATATAGAACAATTCTTCAGCATGACCAAGGTCAGTTTAAATGAGCAAGTAAACATCTTGGTGATGTATCATATGGGTGACACAAAGTTATGGTAGTGAACAATGTCTAAGGAAAATTTGAGTGTTGGATGACCCAATGTTAATACATAAAAGTGTCTGAAACATgaattgaaagaataattaTGCATAATAACGCTTCCTGGAGTGCaagaagatttaaaaaatttaaagcatgATAGGTTAGTGTGGGAATATGTAAAGAAATTTAGTCATTCGATtctgaatataaattatatatctgAGGAtgataaattgtttaattttctaTAAGGACTCCAATCATGAGAACAAATAgagttgaaaagaaagaaagtttctGACTTATCATCTATAATTATTGTCGTTAATGGACTAATAGATTTTATTGTAGAGGTCAACAAGGGGAATGTTGGAAATTCTAGAGTTTTTTCTAAAccttagaagaagaagaaaaagaaatttggtGGAAAAAGGATAGAGATCACGCGCTCCATCTATCTCCTGTCGAACCACTTCGCTGGTCAAAATGGGTCACATTTAGATATCTTTTGGCTACTCCCTCCATTTATGGCCCAGTTGTAACCTTTAAACCCCTCTCTCTTTTgactttctaacaaaaaaagatCTTTTTCTCAAACCTTTCCATCCACCAAGTGGAAGGAAAAAGGTAAGGGTTCAAAACCAAATTTGCACTACTTTACTTGTAAAGAAAATCACTTTTTAAAGGATTTTCCAAAGAAGGGACAACTCGACACTATCTCAAATAGAGGATGGTGTTGAAGAAACAACATATGCAAATCTAATATTTGTGTTGAGTTGCTAAGTTGAGGGATTTAGTAAAGGATTCAGCCTCATCGAGGGGGATTTGGTTTTGCCTTGGACAAGGCAGAATTGGGAGATTTTTATGCATCTTGGTAAAACGAACATAACTTTGTGAAGAAAACATAATTAGTTGTTATACGATGGACAAGTAAACAACAACGTTGTCTTATTTGCATACTTATAAGTTACATGTCGAGTTTGGAGAGTTGGGTGAATTTATAGGggttcatttgatttttaaaaaaatctttgtatggtgttatttataaagaaaaggataGGATCTTAGAATATTTATGGTAAGTGTCTAAATTTAATGAAGTAGACTTATGGTTGAATGGGTTGGCATGTTGAATTGCCAAGAGAATGAGCATTGTT
This genomic window contains:
- the LOC118050397 gene encoding bidirectional sugar transporter SWEET7b — its product is MVSAEAARNVVGIIGNVISFGLFLSPVPTFYRICKNKDVEEFQPYPYAATVLNCLFWILYGLPIVKPDSTLVVTINSVGLVFELIYLSIFCVFDTQNKGRKVFLVLFGEVIFMAAIVATTFLAFHTHARRTLFVGVFCDIFNIMMYASPLTIVKKVVTTKSVEFMPLSLSLANFLNGCVWTAYALIRFDIFMLVSNGIGAFFGFLQLVLYAFYYKSTPKRGSQDVKPSEIQLSASDAASRA